In the genome of Cryptococcus neoformans var. neoformans B-3501A chromosome 5, whole genome shotgun sequence, the window TTGCTGATTCATCAGTTTCTAGACTGTTTTTCAACAATGACTTGATGGGAGAAGATATTTCCAACTGATTGAGTCTGGTTGTGGCAGTACCCAAGTACTATCcaggttgaaggagagtCTGGAAATTCTGAGGATTGGCAGCAGTAGTAAGGCTGGAGCCTTTCTCGAGTGGATGATAATCATGTCTTCAGGTGAGTGCATCAGGCTTTGTGCCTTGTACACCTGGTCGGTAGATGATATTGAAGTCAAAGTCGGCTAGGAATTCAGACCATCGCACCTGTTGTTGACTGAGTTGCTTGGTAATCATAAAGTACTCCAGGCTTCTGTGGTCGGTATAGACACGAATGGTTTCTCTGGCACCTTTGAAGTAATGTCGCCATCCTTTGAATGCCAAAACAATTGCTAACATTTCTTTGTCATGAATAGGATAGTTTAACTTGGCTGGCAACATTTtgtgagagaagaaagcaactggtccgagtttcttgtcgatTTCATGTGATAGGATACCTGCAATGGCATAGTCAGAGGTGTCGGTTTCAAGGATGAGTTGCTTGGTTGGGTCATAATGATGTAAGAGATTAACAGAGGTGAAACTCTTTTTGAGTGCTTCAAAAGATGTTGAGGTTCTTCCCATACAAAGGGTAAGtccttctttgtcaagTCGATAAGAGGTTTGGTGATACTAGAGTAGTTCTTGATGAACCTTCAGTAGAAGTTACAGAACCCAAGGAAGGATTGGGTATCACGGAGATTGCGAGGTGTCAGCCATTCCGTGATAGACTTCACTTTCTTGGTGTCCATTGATAGACCTTGATCACTGACAATGAAACCTAGGAACTCTACTGAGGTTTGATGGAACTCGCACTTTGAAGCTTTGGCATATAACTGGGTTTGGCAGAGGCGATCTAGGACTTGTATGACATGTGACTGGTGAGTCTCCGAGTCTGGGCtgtagatgaggatgttgtcGAGGTAGATAATAACAAATATGTCTAGCAAGTCGTGAAAGTTGTGGTTCATGAGATGTTGGAAGGATGCAGGGGCATTGGTGAGGCCAAACGGCATTACCAAATATTCGAAATGCCCATAGCGAGTACAGAAAGctgttttccattcttcaccTGCCTTAATGCGAAGTAAATTGTATGCTCCTCACAGGTCGATCTTGGTGAATACTTTGGCTGATTTGAGTCGATCTAGGAGCTCGGTGATCAATGGTAGAGGATAGCGATTCTTGATGGTGATCTTGTTGATTCCCCAGTAATCAATGCACATCCTAAGCGATccgtctttcttcttgacgAAAAGTATGGGTGCTCCGGCTGGTGATTTGGACAGTCGGATAAAACCTTTCTTAAgattctcatcaaggtaTTCGCAGAGAGCTTCAAGTTCTTTTTCAGAGAGATTGTATATGGGACCAAAAGGTGggttctttccttcttcgagaGGGATATGATGGTCAAAGGACCTATGTTCTGGGAGCATATTGGCgcttttcttgtcgaaTACATCTAGATATTGATGGTATTCTTCAGGTACTATTTCAGCATCagtgttttcttttggaGGTTTTGTCATTGGTGATGACCATGGCTAAGTTGGCACTCGTCATCTGTGATACAGGTGGGTGTATGGAAAGTGTCAcgagcctgcacaaagaagaagagataagatatcataggagggagttacgtaataggaaggcaagatccgattcagataagaaggtccagctggacctccagttggacctccagctggacctcaaaggatataaatagatttctgtagaagtatataaaggggagctttgtcctcgatcttgatcttcttcccctcgaagatcaatatttcataagttactttgcgaaaggtcctcgagctcccagtGCTCACTCGCATCCtaccttgcaccaccttcgacataaacttactccactagtatataagcttgcctgatcttcccaagcgaatatacctctgccctataccatacaccaacagacaagtgtcaaaaggtatatcatacatatatctcattgcttagttaaactacggctttctatctcatctccaaggccggaccttgttggggacgagtcgtAACAGAAAGTGTTTCCCAGCTGATGGACGGATTGTGCTCTTGTAACCAGGTTATACCTAAGACAATGGGGTAGGAGCCGATGTCTGTTACAAGGAGTCGGAGTAAGGTGGGTCTGAATGGTTTCTGGAAGTTAACCAAGATGTTGGCTTCTTTTTCAATTATAATTCGCTGACCCGCAGTGTTGAATAGGTATAATGGGATCGACTCTTCTATTTTCATGGTTTTGAGGTTAAAGGTCTGGACGAATCTTTTGTCGATGAAGTTTGTGGAGGCACCGGAATTGATTAATGCTTGATAAACATTGttgtgaaagagaaagtcGATTGTGAGTTGGTTTTTGTCGTTTTTGATATTATATTCGAGAGTTTGGAAATATTCGCAGGAGTCTGTGTTGGCCGGTTTGGTAGTACACTCTTGTTCCTGgctaccttcttcgacatTGGCAGACAAGAGCATATCTAGTTTTTTGAAGGGAAAGTAGTATTGGATTGTTGCGAGGGGACCATTGGGCACTTGGCGACTTGATGGTTTTTGTTGGCACAATAGAGGCAGAGGTTACGATCCTTTCGCCTCTGATATTCTTCTGGAGTCAGACGTCCACGTCTGGTTATCCTAGCTGAGCTTGGGACAAATGCAGCCCTTAGGTTGACTGCCGGTGTCACTGTCACCTCTTTATTGAAGGTGGTGTTGGTAGTGGTAGACCTTATTGGCATGCTATTCACCGCAGAGAAACATCTGAAATTGTTGGGGTGATTGTTATTGTATGAGGTGCCCGTGTAGTCGCTTTGGGCGGCGTTGAAAGGCGCCTTTGGTTGCTGGTCTCACTTTGCTAATACCCATTCATATCGACGACTGTCAATGCAGATTGCCATGTCTTGGAGGTTCTT includes:
- a CDS encoding hypothetical protein (HMMPfam hit to RVT, Reverse transcriptase (RNA-dependent DNA polymerase), score: 53.7, E(): 4.8e-13) yields the protein MTKPPKENTDAEIVPEEYHQYLDVFDKKSANMLPEHRSFDHHIPLEEGKNPPFGPIYNLSEKELEALCEYLDENLKKGFIRLSKSPAGAPILFVKKKDGSLRMCIDYWGINKITIKNRYPLPLITELLDRLKSAKAGEEWKTAFCTRYGHFEYLVMPFGLTNAPASFQHLMNHNFHDLLDIFVIIYLDNILIYSPDSETHQSHVIQVLDRLCQTQLYAKASKCEFHQTSVEFLGFIVSDQGLSMDTKKNYSSITKPLIDLTKKDLPFSFTSVNLLHHYDPTKQLILETDTSDYAIAGILSHEIDKKLGPVAFFSHKMLPAKLNYPIHDKEMLAIVLAFKGWRHYFKGARETIRVYTDHRSLEYFMITKQLSQQQVRWSEFLADFDFNIIYRPGYLGTATTRLNQLEISSPIKSLLKNSLETDESAKPFLDKANHPSEAHPYTRDNEGLLRYGKSFYVPATNELCTLVTKECHDALTSGHPRRRKTIQLIRRHYWWPGLKGFINHYIDSYDLCCRTKTRCHQPYGELKSLPIPPYPWSSVSMDLIEQLPPSHGYNTILVIID